In Macadamia integrifolia cultivar HAES 741 chromosome 12, SCU_Mint_v3, whole genome shotgun sequence, the following are encoded in one genomic region:
- the LOC122094795 gene encoding nucleolin 2-like produces the protein MGVSRKRITGGGGGGGGGGGDDDGGDGVGDYGGEGEVEVGEEVVVFFAVEERKRRWCDGGEEEKEAPDFVKKHLSDACIQLSFHCSRVLKELAISIKTMRRSFKIDLSIGEMKDALLELQNVLNSLSTLLSTPPPSSSPVAENSEEMKNPISTPTIVSLVEREVISYPSINASRRLLQFAVREAVGTLRPSNLRTEASSKRLRSVVSTATVDSSTDEQPQRIKSVARVPNAMATAIKAAAEAAEDVVKVRCSGNVFDRLGHSMDVSRVTDQLPEFRSSNIMETGFDQTPGLTHSDYVRRHEYDEEVNGNTALLDREAELASDSASDNDGYEDINVVGHGVRDASQTGTSSGKERESLTVEYSVAKNKDEVARKKWMQDQVPPNTITNTSRKIVNISVNVNTWKPPYYQEPREIAEIKNCKAVQETQVVAGKPGAQLSKENNNIVAGNEHESSITHSQRESLKTLSTPPGSCSTGRPLEDAESRTIYVSNVHFAATKDALSRHFNKFGEILKVVIVTDAATGQPKGSAYVEFMRKEAAENALSLNGTSFMSRILKVVKRGSASQETASMMTWPRMPRASPFAARLARVPFPRGIPGAFRARPPIKSGARSLQWKRDSQSTTGGEGSASVQHGSTLTNNNVPSAARSLTYIRTGPNKPEGNSAPAPA, from the exons ATGGGGGTGAGTAGGAAGAGGATcactggtggtggtggtggtggtggtggtggtggtggtgatgatgatggggGTGATGGTGTTGGTGATTATGGGGGTGAGGGGGAGGTGGAAGTGGGGGAAGAGGTGGTAGTATTTTTTGCCGtggaggagaggaagaggaggtgGTGTGATGggggagaggaggagaaggag GCACCTGACTTCGTAAAGAAGCATCTCAGTGATGCCTGCATCCAATTGAGTTTCCACTGTTCAAGGGTGTTGAAAGAATTGGCTATTTCTATCAAGACAATGAGGAGATCTTTCAAAATAGATTTGTCAATTGGAGAGATGAAAGATGCTCTACTAGAGCTCCAAAATGTTTTAAATTCTCTCTCTACCCTTCTCAGTACTCCACCTCCATCATCATCACCTGTAGCAGAAAATTCTGAGGAGATGAAAAACCCAATTTCAACACCTACTATTGTATCTCTGGTGGAG AGAGAGGTAATTTCCTATCCATCTATTAATGCTTCTCGTCGGCTGCTTCAATTTGCTGTAAGAGAAGCAGTGGGTACTTTACGGCCATCAAATTTAAGAACAGAGGCATCTTCAAAGCGTCTTCGGTCTGTGGTTTCTACAGCAACTGTAGATTCATCAACAGATGAGCAGCCTCAGAGAATAAAGTCTGTTGCAAGGGTGCCAAATGCAATGGCAACTGCAATCAAAGCTGCAGCGGAGGCTGCGGAAGATGTAGTTAAGGTTAGATGTTCGGGGAATGTGTTTGACCGTTTGGGTCATAGTATGGACGTTTCACGGGTGACCGACCAATTGCCAGAATTTAGGTCATCAAACATTATGGAAACAGGTTTTGATCAGACTCCAGGCTTGACTCACTCAGATTATGTTCGAAGACATGAATATGATGAAGAAGTCAACGGGAATACGGCACTATTGGACAGGGAAGCAGAATTGGCTTCCGATTCTGCATCTGATAATGATGGGTATGAAGATATCAATGTCGTGGGTCATGGAGTCAGAGATGCTTCTCAGACCGGCACATCTAGTGGGAAGGAGAGGGAATCGCTGACGGTGGAGTACAGTGTAGCCAAGAACAAGGATGAGGTTGCAAGGAAAAAATGGATGCAAGATCAGGTTCCTCCTAATACGATCACAAACACATCTCGTAAGATTGTGAATATCTCTGTGAATGTAAACACATGGAAACCACCATATTACCAGGAACCAAGGGAGATCGCAGAAATCAAGAACTGTAAAGCTGTTCAGGAGACTCAGGTGGTTGCAGGGAAACCTGGTGCTCAGCTGTCAAAGGAGAATAACAACATTGTGGCTGGTAATGAACAT GAATCATCCATTACACATTCTCAGAGAGAGTCTCTGAAGACTCTGTCTACCCCCCCTG GTTCATGTTCTACAGGTCGTCCTTTGGAGGATGCTGAATCTAGGACCATCTATGTTAGCAAT GTTCATTTTGCAGCCACCAAGGATGCTCTTTCCCGGCATTTCAATAAGTTTGGGGAAATTCTAAAAGTTGTTATTGTGACTGATGCAGCAACTGGGCAACCAAAAGG GTCGGCCTATGTGGAGTTTATGCGCAAAGAAGCAGCTGAGAATGCTTTGTCTCTGAACGGCACCTCCTTTATGTCACGCATTCTGAAG GTTGTCAAGAGAGGCTCTGCCAGTCAAGAAACTGCTTCTATGATGACTTGGCCTCGCATGCCCCGAGCATCACCATTTGCTGCTAGGCTTGCGAGAGTTCCTTTTCCAAGGGGCATCCCAGGTGCATTCAGGGCTCGTCCCCCAATCAAATCTGGTGCCCGGAGCTTGCAGTGGAAGAGAGATTCCCAATCCACAACAGGTGGGGAGGGCAGTGCAAGTGTCCAGCATGGATCCACACTCACCAACAACAATGTTCCATCTGCTGCCCGGAGTCTCACCTACATTCGTACAGGACCTAATAAGCCAGAAGGAAATTCTGCCCCTGCTCCTGCTTAA